A genomic region of Hydrogenovibrio crunogenus contains the following coding sequences:
- a CDS encoding type I restriction endonuclease subunit R: MTNKVADAQGVYFSGQLQSEAQLENNLIAQLASQGYERVVIENETDLLANLKRQLEKHNKTVFSDNEFSKILNHLNKGNVFERAETLRDKFNLKRDDDSTLYIDFIDQIEWCQNQYQVTNQITMEGEYKNRYDVTILINGLPLVQIELKRRGLELKEAFNQTNRYQRHSFGAGAGLFQYIQLFVISNGVNTKYYANNRKQSFKQTFFWSDKDNKAITQLESFAKSFLEKCHLSKMITKYIVLNQTDKILMVLRPYQFYAVEAIIDKVKNSVHNGYIWHTTGSGKTLTSFKSSQILTNLPNVDKVVFCVDRKDLDYQTAKEFNSFSEGSVDSTDNTQKLVKQFGDDTKLIVTTIQKLNTAIMKERYKSAMEPLKDKHVIFIFDECHRSQFGETHQRITEYFNHYQMFGFTGTPIFAENVASNKLGKRTTRDLFGECLHKYVITDAIRDENVLKFSVEYISTFKQHDIVQDLEVQDIDTKEVMESPQRIEAIVDYIIANHERKTHAKEFTGMMCVSSVETLTRYYDLFKVKKEAGEHNLKVATIFSYAANEDDKDADDSIPEETTDMSGKTVNLHSRDKLESYIGDYNDMFGTKYTTKDSRSFYNYYNELAKRVRDKQVDILLVVNMFLTGFDSKPLNTLYVDKNLKYHGLIQAFSRTNRIMGDKKSQGNIVCFRNLKQATDDAIGLFSDKNAKDTIIMEPYENYVEQFNKALEALRSIAPDVASVNDLASEEDKFNFIKAYRELMRVYNVLATFTDFEFEDLAIDEQEYADYGSKYLDLHDSIKNDRQKEKVSILNDVDFELELIHRDEINVTYILKLLGQLKDAPEKEHEARKKNIIDMLSGDVGMRSKKELIEKFIHENLPEIQNGGQVEEHFKQFWKEQDQTAIKRICEEENLDQEKVQKLISSYLFTEKLPYRDDVVETMNKKPKILKRKSVSQRVLDQMLDYIKTFIDGAPE; this comes from the coding sequence ATGACAAATAAAGTAGCTGACGCACAAGGGGTTTATTTTTCCGGCCAGCTTCAATCTGAAGCGCAGTTGGAAAACAATCTAATCGCACAGTTAGCCAGCCAAGGCTATGAGCGCGTTGTGATTGAAAACGAGACCGACCTGTTAGCCAACCTCAAACGCCAACTAGAAAAACATAATAAAACGGTTTTTTCAGATAACGAATTCAGCAAAATCCTCAACCATTTAAACAAAGGCAATGTCTTTGAACGTGCGGAAACCCTTCGAGACAAGTTCAACTTAAAGCGTGATGATGACTCGACGCTGTATATCGATTTCATCGACCAGATTGAGTGGTGTCAAAACCAGTACCAGGTGACCAATCAAATCACAATGGAAGGCGAGTATAAAAACCGTTATGACGTGACGATTTTGATTAACGGTTTGCCGTTGGTTCAGATTGAATTAAAACGCCGAGGGTTAGAGCTTAAAGAAGCTTTTAACCAGACCAATCGTTATCAGCGTCACTCATTCGGTGCGGGTGCAGGGTTGTTTCAATACATCCAATTGTTTGTGATTAGTAATGGGGTGAATACCAAGTATTACGCCAACAATCGCAAACAGTCCTTTAAACAGACGTTCTTCTGGTCGGATAAAGACAATAAGGCGATTACCCAGCTAGAAAGCTTTGCCAAGAGCTTTTTAGAAAAGTGTCATCTGTCGAAGATGATTACCAAATACATTGTCTTAAACCAAACCGATAAAATCCTGATGGTGTTACGCCCTTATCAATTTTACGCGGTGGAAGCGATTATTGATAAGGTGAAAAACTCGGTTCATAATGGCTATATCTGGCACACTACGGGGTCGGGTAAAACGCTGACCTCATTTAAATCCAGTCAAATCCTCACCAACCTGCCGAATGTCGATAAAGTTGTGTTCTGTGTGGATCGTAAAGACCTGGATTATCAAACTGCCAAAGAATTTAACTCGTTCAGCGAAGGCAGTGTGGACAGCACCGACAACACCCAAAAACTGGTAAAACAGTTTGGAGATGATACCAAGCTGATTGTGACGACGATTCAAAAGCTGAATACGGCGATTATGAAAGAGCGTTACAAGTCGGCCATGGAGCCGCTGAAAGATAAGCATGTGATCTTTATTTTTGACGAGTGCCATCGCAGTCAGTTTGGGGAAACGCATCAACGCATCACCGAGTACTTCAACCATTATCAAATGTTCGGCTTTACCGGTACGCCCATCTTCGCGGAAAACGTGGCCAGCAATAAACTGGGCAAACGGACCACCAGAGATTTGTTTGGTGAATGTTTGCACAAGTATGTGATTACCGATGCGATACGGGATGAGAACGTGCTGAAGTTCTCGGTGGAATACATCAGCACCTTTAAGCAGCACGATATTGTTCAAGACCTTGAAGTACAAGACATCGATACCAAAGAGGTTATGGAGTCGCCACAGCGCATTGAAGCGATTGTGGATTACATTATTGCCAACCACGAGCGTAAAACCCATGCCAAAGAGTTTACCGGAATGATGTGTGTCAGTTCGGTGGAGACGCTGACACGTTACTATGATTTGTTTAAAGTCAAAAAAGAGGCGGGCGAGCACAATCTGAAAGTGGCGACGATATTCAGTTATGCCGCCAATGAAGATGATAAAGACGCGGACGACAGTATTCCAGAAGAAACCACTGACATGAGTGGCAAGACGGTCAACCTGCATAGTCGTGATAAGCTCGAATCTTACATTGGTGACTATAATGACATGTTTGGCACCAAATACACCACCAAAGATTCCAGGTCGTTCTATAACTACTACAACGAACTGGCTAAGCGTGTTCGAGATAAGCAAGTGGATATTTTGCTGGTGGTGAATATGTTCCTGACCGGGTTTGATTCCAAACCTTTGAATACTTTGTATGTCGATAAAAACCTGAAATACCATGGATTGATTCAAGCATTTTCCCGCACGAATCGCATTATGGGCGATAAAAAATCCCAAGGGAACATTGTCTGTTTCCGAAACCTTAAGCAAGCCACCGATGATGCGATTGGTCTGTTCTCGGACAAGAACGCCAAAGACACCATTATCATGGAGCCTTATGAAAACTACGTTGAGCAATTTAATAAGGCTTTGGAAGCGCTAAGAAGTATTGCGCCTGATGTGGCGAGTGTGAATGATTTGGCGTCAGAAGAAGACAAGTTTAATTTCATCAAGGCTTATCGAGAGCTTATGCGTGTCTATAACGTTTTGGCCACCTTTACCGATTTTGAATTTGAAGATTTAGCCATTGATGAACAGGAATATGCCGACTATGGCAGCAAGTATCTTGACCTTCATGACAGCATTAAAAATGACCGTCAAAAAGAAAAGGTTTCCATCCTGAATGATGTGGACTTTGAACTAGAATTGATTCATCGAGATGAAATCAATGTGACCTACATCTTGAAACTACTGGGACAGCTGAAAGATGCCCCTGAAAAAGAACACGAAGCCCGTAAGAAAAACATTATCGATATGCTTTCGGGAGATGTGGGCATGCGTTCTAAAAAAGAACTGATTGAAAAGTTCATCCATGAAAATCTGCCAGAGATTCAAAACGGTGGACAGGTAGAAGAGCACTTCAAACAATTCTGGAAAGAGCAAGATCAGACCGCAATCAAGCGTATCTGTGAAGAAGAAAACCTTGATCAGGAAAAAGTCCAGAAGCTGATTTCCAGCTATCTATTTACTGAGAAACTACCGTATCGTGATGATGTGGTGGAAACCATGAATAAAAAGCCGAAGATCTTGAAACGAAAGAGCGTTTCACAACGCGTATTGGATCAAATGTTGGATTACATCAAAACCTTTATTGATGGTGCGCCTGAGTGA
- a CDS encoding NYN domain-containing protein: MSIKILKTIVYIDGYNLYYGLLRKTEFKWLDIHSLFQVEILNPQESELIHLKYYTAPVLGRMCDDPNSVQRQRQYLQALRKRYPHQVSIIEGKMIATTPVKRRVDEPFDKVKVHHFEEKKSDVNLAVDIACDALSGQCEQIVLCTNDSDLEPALKRIKSIKPEIRIGLVSPVKSGNRRHVSKDLLELSDWHKFIKESHLTASQLPLKIPNTSITKPDVWS; this comes from the coding sequence ATGTCTATTAAAATCTTAAAAACGATTGTCTATATTGATGGGTATAACTTATATTACGGGTTATTGAGAAAAACCGAATTTAAGTGGTTAGATATTCATTCTCTATTTCAGGTTGAAATACTTAATCCTCAAGAATCTGAACTTATTCATCTTAAATATTACACGGCACCTGTCTTGGGAAGAATGTGTGATGATCCAAACTCCGTTCAACGACAAAGACAATATCTGCAAGCACTGCGAAAACGGTATCCCCATCAAGTATCTATCATTGAAGGCAAAATGATTGCGACAACGCCTGTGAAAAGAAGGGTAGATGAACCTTTTGATAAGGTGAAAGTGCATCATTTTGAGGAAAAGAAAAGCGATGTTAATTTAGCCGTTGATATAGCGTGCGATGCGTTATCTGGTCAATGTGAACAAATTGTTTTATGTACTAATGACTCCGATTTAGAGCCAGCCTTGAAACGTATAAAATCCATTAAGCCTGAAATACGTATTGGGTTGGTTTCTCCAGTAAAAAGTGGGAATAGGCGGCATGTTTCCAAAGATTTGCTGGAACTTTCTGATTGGCATAAGTTTATAAAAGAATCTCATTTGACGGCTTCACAATTGCCGCTAAAAATCCCAAATACTTCGATAACAAAGCCTGATGTTTGGAGTTAG
- a CDS encoding putative phage abortive infection protein, translating into MKNISLWLFIPFVVLLIIFFGIAIVFVTWPINDFSVEKAAQLGGSYGMLSALFSGVAFVVLLKTIFLQQKQIEALQKNSRLDRFQSCLFQLVNLHKNAVEDFTFHYGEQKHSGVEAISYFLDTFKNAGITFSDENNHINPKIKNADPEHTKINLELHLVRKELRFLEIIKNILILMKQNKELLEAEDREFALNLLHSQLSKFELVLFFYYVHAENLAHITELVESFALFEALDEQCLYNWQTELGFFKPLAYGNNQVLINACNQAK; encoded by the coding sequence ATGAAAAATATAAGTTTATGGTTATTCATCCCTTTTGTTGTGTTGCTAATAATTTTTTTTGGTATAGCAATTGTGTTTGTAACATGGCCCATTAATGATTTTTCAGTTGAAAAGGCTGCGCAGTTAGGTGGCAGCTATGGGATGTTAAGTGCTTTGTTTTCAGGGGTGGCTTTTGTCGTACTCTTAAAGACAATTTTTCTACAACAAAAACAAATAGAGGCACTCCAAAAAAACTCTCGTTTAGATAGGTTTCAATCTTGTTTATTTCAATTAGTCAATTTACACAAAAATGCTGTTGAGGATTTTACATTTCATTATGGTGAGCAAAAACATAGTGGTGTAGAAGCAATATCTTATTTTCTTGATACGTTTAAAAACGCAGGAATAACCTTTTCGGATGAAAATAATCATATAAATCCAAAAATAAAAAATGCAGATCCTGAACACACAAAAATAAACCTCGAGTTACATCTTGTTCGTAAGGAGTTAAGATTTTTGGAGATAATTAAAAACATTTTAATTCTAATGAAACAAAACAAAGAACTCCTTGAAGCTGAAGACAGAGAGTTCGCTTTAAATTTACTTCACTCACAGCTTTCAAAATTTGAATTGGTATTATTTTTCTATTATGTACATGCTGAAAATTTGGCACATATTACTGAACTTGTAGAAAGTTTTGCGTTGTTTGAAGCGCTAGATGAACAGTGTTTATATAATTGGCAGACAGAATTAGGTTTTTTCAAACCTTTGGCTTATGGAAATAATCAAGTTCTAATAAATGCCTGTAACCAAGCAAAATAA
- a CDS encoding restriction endonuclease subunit S has product MSEVKIVPELRFSEFSEAWSKKQVGELGNFFSGGTPTSTNKNLYEGNIPFIGSGKIGSDSVDQFITEDALNGSSAKLVETGDLLYALYGATSGEVAISKLNGAINQAVLCIRTQENKIFLKDWLIKNKPRILKTYLQGGQGNLSAKIVKNLKLCIPSKEEQQKIADFLSLVDKKIEQLTEKHRLLTDYKKGVMQQVFSQQIRFKDDNGNDYPEWDRKSIAKLGAIIGGGTPETTKAEYWNGDIQWFTPTEIKQKYMGFSVRSISNEGLKKSSAKILPKGTLLLTTRATIADIAISTRECATNQGFQSIVVNEENNNEFVYYWIIQNRKLFVRKASGSTFPEISKKEIEKIFGLFPCVEEQQKIANFLTEIDQKINQAWSILEQTKAFKKGLLQKMFV; this is encoded by the coding sequence ATGAGTGAAGTTAAGATTGTGCCTGAACTTAGATTTTCTGAGTTTTCTGAGGCTTGGAGTAAAAAGCAAGTTGGGGAGTTAGGAAACTTTTTTTCAGGAGGTACGCCAACAAGTACCAACAAAAATTTATATGAAGGTAATATTCCATTTATTGGCTCGGGGAAAATTGGTTCCGATTCAGTTGACCAATTCATAACGGAAGATGCTTTGAATGGTTCATCTGCAAAGCTAGTAGAAACTGGAGACCTTCTATATGCGCTATATGGTGCAACTAGCGGTGAAGTGGCTATTTCAAAGCTAAATGGAGCTATAAATCAGGCTGTATTATGCATTAGGACACAAGAAAATAAAATTTTCCTAAAAGACTGGCTCATAAAAAATAAGCCAAGAATATTAAAGACATACTTGCAAGGCGGACAAGGTAATTTATCAGCAAAAATTGTAAAAAACCTGAAGTTATGTATCCCTTCCAAGGAAGAACAACAAAAAATCGCTGATTTTTTAAGTTTGGTGGACAAAAAAATCGAACAGCTCACCGAAAAACACCGCCTGCTCACCGACTACAAAAAAGGTGTCATGCAACAAGTCTTCAGCCAACAAATCCGCTTTAAAGACGACAATGGCAATGACTATCCTGAGTGGGATAGGAAAAGTATAGCTAAGTTGGGGGCTATCATAGGAGGCGGTACGCCCGAAACGACGAAAGCAGAATATTGGAATGGTGATATACAGTGGTTTACACCAACAGAAATCAAACAAAAATACATGGGCTTTAGTGTTCGCTCTATTTCAAATGAGGGGTTAAAGAAGTCATCGGCAAAAATTCTCCCTAAAGGGACTTTGCTTCTAACGACCAGAGCAACTATTGCTGATATAGCAATTTCGACCCGAGAATGTGCAACTAATCAGGGCTTCCAGTCAATAGTGGTAAATGAAGAGAATAATAATGAATTTGTTTATTACTGGATAATCCAAAATCGAAAGTTATTTGTTAGAAAAGCGAGTGGCTCAACATTCCCAGAGATTAGTAAAAAAGAAATTGAAAAGATATTTGGTTTATTTCCGTGTGTTGAAGAACAACAAAAAATCGCCAATTTCCTAACCGAAATCGACCAAAAAATTAACCAGGCCTGGTCAATCCTAGAGCAAACCAAAGCCTTCAAAAAAGGCTTATTGCAGAAGATGTTTGTGTGA
- a CDS encoding type I restriction-modification system subunit M, whose amino-acid sequence MSEEEKKLLEQQLWNIANALRGKMDADEFRDYILGFIFYKYLSEKLCLYANTLEDDFDYATVDEHSEEGAEIVAAVADEAIEKLGYTLKPSELFSAIAKKGAAIEGESTDNFILGELQTILNNIEQSTMGTESEDDFNKLFEDLDLNSSKLGKTEKQKNELVSKILLHLDKVDFQLENANADVLGDSYEYLIGQFASGAGKKAGEFYTPQTVSTILAKLVTDDKNYLKSVYDPTCGSGSLLLRVSKEVKEVGHFYGQELNRTTYNLARMNMILHDVNYKQFDISQDDTLEHPHHLGQQFEAIVANPPFSAHWSANPLFLSDDRFSQYGKLAPKTKADFAFVQHMIHHLADNGTMAVVLPHGVLFRGAAEGHIRQYLIEDRNYLDAVIGLPANIFYGTSIPTCILVFKKCRTNPDDILFIDASNEFEKNKNQNTLKPEHIEKIVSTYHNRETCDKYSYVASLDEIKENDYNLNIPRYVDTFEEEEPIDLTAVTQQIKVIDKEMQQTDAVIADYCKQLGIEAPF is encoded by the coding sequence ATGTCAGAAGAAGAAAAAAAGTTACTCGAACAACAATTATGGAATATCGCCAACGCCTTGCGTGGCAAAATGGATGCCGATGAATTTCGGGATTACATTTTAGGGTTTATCTTTTACAAATACCTCTCTGAAAAACTTTGCCTTTACGCCAATACCCTAGAAGACGATTTTGATTACGCCACAGTCGATGAGCATTCTGAAGAAGGCGCTGAAATCGTAGCGGCGGTGGCCGATGAAGCGATTGAAAAACTCGGTTACACTCTAAAGCCTTCCGAGCTGTTCTCAGCCATTGCCAAAAAAGGCGCGGCGATTGAGGGCGAATCCACTGACAACTTTATTCTGGGTGAGCTTCAAACCATTCTTAACAATATTGAACAATCCACCATGGGCACCGAGTCCGAGGACGACTTCAATAAATTGTTTGAAGACCTCGATCTTAACTCTAGCAAGCTGGGTAAAACCGAAAAGCAAAAAAATGAGCTGGTGTCTAAAATCCTTTTGCACTTGGATAAGGTCGATTTTCAGCTGGAAAACGCCAATGCCGATGTGTTAGGGGATTCTTATGAATACTTGATTGGACAGTTTGCCTCCGGTGCCGGTAAAAAAGCCGGAGAGTTTTATACCCCGCAAACCGTCTCCACCATTCTCGCTAAACTCGTCACCGACGATAAAAACTACTTAAAGTCTGTGTATGATCCAACCTGCGGGTCAGGGTCATTGTTGTTACGGGTGTCGAAAGAAGTCAAAGAAGTCGGTCATTTTTATGGCCAAGAGCTTAACCGAACCACCTACAACTTGGCGCGCATGAATATGATTTTGCATGATGTGAACTACAAGCAGTTCGACATCAGCCAGGACGATACGCTGGAGCACCCGCATCACCTAGGCCAACAGTTCGAAGCCATTGTCGCCAACCCACCGTTCTCGGCACACTGGTCAGCGAACCCACTGTTTTTAAGTGATGACCGTTTTTCACAATACGGCAAACTCGCGCCCAAAACCAAAGCCGATTTTGCCTTTGTCCAACACATGATTCACCACTTGGCCGATAACGGCACTATGGCAGTGGTATTACCGCATGGCGTGTTATTTCGTGGCGCGGCAGAAGGCCATATCCGCCAATACCTGATTGAAGACCGCAACTATCTGGATGCGGTCATTGGTTTACCTGCCAATATCTTCTATGGCACCAGTATTCCCACCTGTATTTTGGTGTTTAAAAAATGCCGGACTAATCCTGACGACATTCTGTTTATTGATGCCTCCAATGAGTTTGAAAAAAACAAAAACCAGAATACTTTAAAGCCTGAGCATATCGAGAAAATTGTCTCCACCTATCACAACCGAGAAACCTGTGATAAATACAGTTATGTCGCCTCACTCGATGAAATTAAAGAAAACGACTACAACCTCAATATTCCAAGATACGTGGATACCTTCGAGGAAGAAGAGCCGATTGATTTAACGGCGGTGACGCAACAAATCAAAGTCATTGATAAAGAGATGCAACAGACCGATGCGGTGATTGCCGATTACTGTAAACAGCTTGGAATTGAGGCGCCGTTTTAA
- a CDS encoding TolC family protein, which produces MKKFSISYMIGVVLYFSSLSVYAQSTDWQYWLSAQIQKHPDMIAAREQLLGNNAKADAIEQPLYNPELSSELERNGKQNNYQLGIRQTIDWWDRREVSRLKSGYIRNASEALYQQQVLQATAEAMATLVEWRAAKNVAAIAKKQYQQLQTQLELVQKRQRLGDLGSIDAELTFLSLSQQLAQVAEAKVVLKKSEAKARELIPSWTPKLGGVPQDFWPSSLSSNSNQDLLKHPRVASAYARWQSQKEEAELERRTAKADPTVGVKTGQDGGKNVIGLTLSIPLNVRNDFSAETRAAERAGLEEKARFQSIYRKQRFSWQAAYSVWKSFDQQYQRWKKLAQGRVEKSAELLERQWNSRDLSTTDYLLALNQRAESLIAGIELEKQTQLALLDALKQSGLLLQAKNAEHQITGIRK; this is translated from the coding sequence ATGAAGAAATTTTCTATTTCTTATATGATCGGTGTCGTTCTGTATTTTTCTTCGCTCTCTGTATATGCACAATCAACTGATTGGCAATACTGGTTGAGCGCTCAAATACAAAAACACCCAGACATGATCGCAGCTAGAGAACAACTACTTGGCAATAACGCCAAAGCAGATGCTATAGAACAACCACTTTACAATCCTGAACTGTCTTCAGAACTAGAACGTAATGGAAAACAAAACAACTACCAACTAGGCATTAGACAGACCATTGATTGGTGGGATAGAAGAGAAGTCAGTCGATTAAAATCAGGGTATATACGAAACGCATCAGAAGCGCTTTACCAGCAGCAAGTTTTACAAGCAACCGCCGAAGCTATGGCTACGTTGGTTGAGTGGCGTGCCGCTAAAAATGTCGCTGCCATTGCAAAAAAACAATACCAGCAGCTTCAAACTCAACTCGAACTGGTGCAAAAACGACAGCGGCTAGGAGACTTGGGTAGTATTGATGCTGAACTCACCTTTCTCTCTCTTTCGCAACAATTAGCGCAAGTCGCGGAAGCAAAGGTTGTCTTAAAAAAATCTGAAGCTAAGGCTCGTGAGCTAATCCCTAGCTGGACACCAAAACTTGGTGGAGTTCCCCAAGATTTCTGGCCATCTTCACTTAGTTCTAACTCTAATCAGGATCTTCTAAAACACCCTCGCGTAGCAAGCGCTTATGCCCGTTGGCAGTCGCAAAAAGAAGAAGCTGAGTTGGAACGTCGCACTGCAAAAGCTGACCCTACAGTTGGAGTTAAGACTGGTCAAGATGGTGGAAAAAACGTTATAGGGTTGACTTTATCCATTCCCCTTAACGTGCGCAATGATTTCAGTGCAGAAACACGTGCCGCTGAACGCGCAGGTCTTGAAGAAAAAGCTCGCTTTCAAAGCATTTACCGTAAACAGCGTTTCAGCTGGCAAGCTGCTTATTCCGTTTGGAAGAGTTTTGATCAGCAATACCAACGCTGGAAAAAACTAGCTCAAGGTCGGGTCGAGAAAAGTGCTGAACTGCTTGAACGACAATGGAATAGTCGGGATTTATCAACAACAGATTATCTGCTGGCTTTAAATCAACGCGCTGAAAGCCTAATAGCAGGCATTGAACTGGAAAAACAGACGCAACTTGCCCTTCTTGATGCACTTAAGCAATCTGGTCTTTTATTGCAAGCCAAAAATGCTGAACACCAAATTACAGGAATACGAAAATGA